The Oncorhynchus mykiss isolate Arlee chromosome 17, USDA_OmykA_1.1, whole genome shotgun sequence genomic interval TGTATGTTGCAGTTGTTCTAGTCTAAATGTGTCCACCTTATTGCCAGTTGTTTCCATATCCCTGTGACACACAGTAGGGGCTCGCCCACATCCAACCTCTGTTGAATATCACACGATCAAAGACCCTTTAGTTTggtatacatcccaaatggcaccctattccatatgtagtgcactatttttgaccggGCCCGTAGGGTATTGCACTATAGAagcagtgcacaaaacattaggaacaccttctctttccatgacagactgaccaagtgaattcaggtgaaagctgtaatatgatcccttaatgatgtcacttgttaaatccacttgaatcagtgtagatgaaggggaggagacaggttatagaAGGACTGTTATGCCTTGAGACaatggagacatggattgtgtatgtgtgctattcagagagtgaatggacaagacaatggtagtagtatagtagtaggtgccaggcgcaccggtttgagtgtgtcaagaactgcagcaatgctgggtttttcacactcagaagtttcctgtgtttatcaagaatggttcaccatccaaaggacatccagcaagttgacacaactgtgtgaagcattggagtcaacattgaccagcatccctgtggaacactttgacaccttgtagagaccatgccctgacgaactgaggctgttctgaggccaAAATGGGGGAGGGGAttggaactcaatattaggaatgtgttcctaatgttttgtacactgtagaatagtgtgccatttgggacacagtgtgCTCTCTGAAGTGTTGTGATCTGTGTTGTTTGAATCACTCCATATGAATCACTCTATATGAACCACTTTATATGAATCACTCTATATGAACCTCTCTATATGAACCACTCTACATGAATAACTCTATATGAACCACTCTATATGAATCACTCCATATGAACCACTCTACATGAATCACGCTATATGAATCACTCTACATGAACCACTCTATATGAATCCCTCTATATGAACCACTCTACATGAATCATTCTACATGAATCATTCTACATGAACCCCTCTATATGACAAGTGCAAGATAAGATAAATTGGATAaacaggggaagagagaaagagtgtgtgtgttttatgtgagtgtgtgtgtcgttacatctagtgtgtgtgtatggcccACATAGCTAATTTCCAGAGTGGAGGTTACATCTCTGCCCTGCTGGCAGTGAGCGGAGCGgcagagggggtgtgtgtgtgtgtcggcaaGACGCTGAGTCAGGCTCTCCTCGTCATCAGCCCTGTCACCAATCACTCACCCTGTAAGGGCCCTctgacacatggacacacacgaCCAGTTGTTTACGGGCCTATTTAGATGATGTGCGTAAGTGGTCCGTGTCCCACAATAGGATCCATTAGGGGGACCAAGAGAAAAGAGTGCCAGAATACGAATTTAAGACAAATATCACGATTCACCTTCATTCATTCTTCCTCTGTGGCCACATCcctaatggtaccctattcccctacgggccctggtcaacagtggtgcactgtgtagggaataggatgccatttgggacaaaccctGTGTCAGTCTGACTCATCAGTCTCTCTTTGgagcaaagagagagatgagaagagaatgAGAGATAAAGAGAGTATTGTATGGTTTGATAAAAGAAGGTGAAGCAGAACGGTGGTATTGCATGTACCTGTTACTACACCGTAACCttcagtaggactctgtaatgtatgtgagagagagagagagagagagagagagagagagagagagagagagacagagagagagagcgagagagcgagagaatgagagtggagacacagagagagagcgagagagcgagagaatgagaatggagacagagagagagagagagagagagagagagagagagagcagaaacagtgatagggagagacagagagcgagagagagagagagagagagagagagagcagaaacagtgatagggagagagagaaagcagaaacAGTgatagggagcgagagagagagagagagagagagagagagagagagagagagcagaaacagtgatagggagagacagagagcgagagagagagagagagcagaaacagtgatagggagagagagagagcagaaacagtgatagggagcgagagagagagagagagagagagagagagagagagagagcagaaacagtgatagggagagacagagagagagagagaacagaaacagtgatagggagagagagagagagagcagaaacagtgatagggagagagagagagagagcagaaacagtgatagggagagagagagagagagagagagagagcgagagaatgagagtggagacagagagagagagcagaaacagcaagagggagacagcagagagaatgagagcgacagagaagggatagagggagagggatagaaagaaaaagcagaaacagaaagagaggagacagagggagaaagaaaagagctgaaacagagacaacaagagagaaaaagagaaagtgcagaaacagcaagagagagaacgagagaaagagagagaggagacagaggaagagagagcagaaacagatagagaatgaaagagaaaagagagagaggaagagagagaaaagagtggaGACAGCAAGAGAAAGAGTTATGTGCTAGGAGTTTTGCGTGTTTTAATCCATACTGTCTGAGATCAGTCCTGAAGTGAGCCAGTTCTTTCATGAAGGATttgtccccaatggcaccctattccttacatagtgcactactggactggtcaaaagtggtgcactatatagggaatagaattccatttgggatgaagccagACCATGAGATGCTCATTGCTTGCTAATTTGTAAAGCAACTCCGCCCTCTAGTGGTCAATGGTAATCAACAATCATTGTTTTCCAACACATCTCCAATAGGCCTACAGCAGCAGCACAAGTGGTAATTTGGAGCATATTCAGTGTGCGGGGCCTTTCTGTTCTATTCAAGATTTTAATAACCCAAAAAATACACCCACCCCACTGATCAAAAAAGGAGATAACTGCAGATGCAACAAATTcaatatcctctctctttcttctgtcggggcagcaggtagcctagcggttagagcgttgggccaacaACTGGaaggttgatggatcgaatcTGTTATTCTGCGcctgagcgaggcagttaacccactggtcctTGTAAgctgtggatgttgattaaggcagccccctacacctcagaggtgttgggttaaatggggaagacTTAATGCAGTTGGACAACTGAATTTTGATACAATAAAGAAGATTGGGAAAGTCAGAGCAAAAGTTAGTTAAGGTACCTTCCAAAAACAGTCCAATTTGTGTTTTGAAAGCCCACATGGGAACAACAAGGGGCGAAAACAGCAATAAACTACCAAAGCAGAAAAACTCATTTACTCCCTTTCAAAAAGGTGCCAGTTGGCATTTCGATCCCCCCACCAAGTCAGTGCAAAATCAGGAGAAAAATTCAGTGGAGTTTGTTGAAACCGGTTGTCTCTGGCACGTGTCCCGAACACAGAAGTGCCCACTCTGCTGGGGCTGATCCGCCTTAGGCTGGTCAGACGTGAGTTATAAGTCCACTAAATCAGCTTCAGATCCGGCTGACTCCCCACTCTGCCTTTCCCTCTGCTCTGTCAttagcaggcacacacacacagtctggaggCAGAGAGCGTGTGGTGGAGAGCAGTGCCTAGATAGTGATTAGACAGGGACAGACTGAGGGCTTGAGTGAGGGTTTAtgtcctgtgtgtgagtgtggtggggggGACCTTTTAGGACTGAGGTAGCCATTCCCAGAGCTAAACTGCAGAGTGAGACTGTACACATTTCTGACTGCCTAGAGAGGCACACAGTCACTTTCATAACAGTTGCTCAATGTAAGCTCTTGGGTCAGATATTGGAAGGCAGTGGTGTTTGGGCCTAAAGATCCAAGACGTTATCAGAACATGCATGTGTAACAGACCTGAATTGGTTAAACTCCTCGGCTTGGAATACCAATCCAACTTGTACCTTTTCGGTGGCACAGCTGGCTAAAGGTGTTTCATGAGGGTGGTCACGGTACAGCTTAGCACAGTGACCCCCGTCACACATGGAACAGGACAAACAAAACACAGTGACTTTATAAAACCTTCCATCTTTATTTCCAACTAGACCTCAGCTTACAGCGAGCGGGTGAATCAGACAATTCAATAGAAAACCTGCAATATCTCCAGGAAGAGAGAGATTTTGGAGAATAACCAGGACCACCTGGTCTTCTTGTTCTTGCCTCATGTCCAGCGTTGTGTTTCCTCTCAATACATCCATCtttatctctcctccctctctgactacatccatccatctttatccctcctccctctctgtctccatccatccatccctctctctctctctcccagatggTCAGTGGGCGAGTCAGGAGTCCGTCTCCCACTCTCAGTCTGGAACCGCCCCTCTCCTGCAAGGCCCCCCCGCCATTGGTCCTTGGTTACCACGGTGGCGACATGGGCTGGGGGTTCTGGAGGTATGACATCACCACGGCTGAGATGGACAGCCTGATCGAAAGAAgagattgaagaaaaaaaaaggatGAGAGAAAATAAAAATTAATTAGCAATAAATATTGAAGAGATTGCTCAGCAGAAGCATCAGTGCCTTCAGGTTCGGTGGTTACACTTTGTCCTCTTtttcacagatctaggatcagcttaccatCCCTTAGATCTTAACCTTCACTATAAAAGAAAAACCAAACCGACCTTggatcagtatatatatatatatatatatatatatatatatatatatatataatacaactTCAGATTTTTCCATTGTGATTAGGCCTATATGGCATTTGCTGCATATAACACTTGTACAACATTTTGCTGATCCACACAGTTTGTGTTACCAGCCAGGAGGGCATAGAGACAATCTTTAATAAAAAACTAATCTAGGTGATGGACTGGGAGGCATCTACTACTGATGTCCTGACACTCTCTACTTTACCTGcagagccacacacactactTTTCCTGGAAAAatgccacacagacacacacgctccCACAAAGTGAGTGGTATTATCTGCTGTAGTTAATTGTTATGGGTAAATGCAACACCTGGAGGTCAATGTTAAAAGCTTTTGGACATTAAAGCTGAGCCCATCGCATGTCACAATGCCAGGTAGAGCCGAGCGTTGCCAAACTAACTTCCGGTGTCTTTAGTTTTATTGCCAGGAGTGCATTCATTAGCGCAatccgtagcaaaacattttgcaacggaaacatttagaaatgaaaagtGTTTTTTATTGGACACATTCAGGTAAGTCCCTCCTCCGTTTGGTTCCTAGGGAATACACCCCAGGCAGAATAAGAGCTGCCAAACTAACTTCCTGCTGCGTCCTGGTATTACAGTTAACACATTAACAGTGAGCCATTATGAGACAGATAATAGATAACTCTGCATTTTGGCATAATAGCAGAAACTTTTTACACTTTTCTTTCACTCGCCCTCATAGTCGCATACAGACCCTGGGTAGGTTACCTGGGTAGGTTACCTGGGTAGGTTACCTGGGTAGGTTGAAAATATGAGACTTGATAAAAGAGACAGaacgtgtacacacacagacaaagagagagagacacacacacacagacagagagagacaaagagagagagacacacacacacacagacagagagagacacacacacacacagacagagagagacacacacacacacagacagagagagacatatttGTTCTACTCACATAAAGCTGCTCATCATCTGTTTGGTGTCTTCGGAGCTGCGTGAGTTAGCGAAGCTGATGAAGGAGCAGTACACTGCTATCCACGCACACCACTTTAACTGAAACACACAACACAGAAGGTTAAGGACCACAGAATGACCCACATACTATACTTTATaatgcgctgtgtgtgtgtgtcagcttttCTGCATGAGGCTGTAGAAGTGCTGTGGCATAGCCAGACAGTTACTAATGTATGGTGTAAGATAATGTGCCTACGTGTAACAGGTTAAGATCATACTGCAATTTCAATCCACTGCTTGAAATGTCACCATTAGC includes:
- the LOC110485574 gene encoding protein Asterix → MSANNMSGPQRVNKIIRYKPPSTEANPTLEDPTPDYMNLLGMIFSMCGLMLKLKWCAWIAVYCSFISFANSRSSEDTKQMMSSFMLSISAVVMSYLQNPQPMSPPW